Proteins from a genomic interval of Coccinella septempunctata chromosome 2, icCocSept1.1, whole genome shotgun sequence:
- the LOC123307862 gene encoding KAT8 regulatory NSL complex subunit 2: protein MDNQNNTCSDALTAALKKSVQLELYNKKQCSYKPYECSQLSLNGYNYCSRHILNDKNAPFKQCTYTFPNNNGKKCHMPALRNDKKEIGYCNDHALKATLAKNRQNCKYQRPHTAEVILSSLSHYVKKPRVRTHSQQSDDGGPSSSNEDIELKVTKSLDPFIDIDAASLYNQQCNEVLGFCSESESDIEPSTLNNIWHDAQADSSDNESIDSEQEDHLKHANVYTAEEITSITRDKLIRLQSLYIEEYRHLQYLLKEKRRKYLHSLKREKETCCNISNQIRDNPKEQRLFKKLKAYNSYHKVHGIEAIFNKRLRDLRSKASDGIQPRSQNYTKCLYTEGGVKCGEKTLPLARHCRKHILEDPNQILFRSCGRVRADVECKTPVEAIFDDTTCRLHVDIPVLKSYNQTRKDSESDYEDPLENNMLPSLLDQSQLDLSAMSNIKSEFSEFATQVPKMDSVPSVLFEDSANDTNEEEMDNEEDTKDIKKEAVGGLFKLLDSNQNQDEINKKDNENVKVEEQPQIEMKKDDSKSQNDLNDVFYGSRKLGSDKICEDVESPMDIDDSQLDESTDTASEAMAEIKHVVKEP from the exons ATGGATAATCAAAATAATACATGCTCTGATGCGCTTACTGCTGCTTTAAAAAAGTCAGTTCAATTGGAACTTTACAATAAAAAACAATGCAGTTATAAACCCTATGAATGCTCTCAACTAAGCTTGAATGGCTACAATTACTGTTCAAGGCATATTTTAAATGACAAAAATGCTCCTTTCAAACAGTGTACATATACGTTTCCCAATAATAATGGTAAGAAGTGTCATATGCCTGCTCTTAGGAATGATAAGAAGGAAATTGG GTATTGCAATGACCATGCATTGAAGGCTACATTGGCAAAGAACAGGCAAAATTGTAAATACCAAAGACCTCATACTGCCGAGGTTATTTTGAGTTCTTTATCCCATTATGTTAAAAAGCCACGAGTTCGAACTCATTCTCAACAGTCTGACGATGGAGGTCCTAGCTCATCTAATGAAGACATTGAATTGAAAGTCACCAAAAGTTTAGATCCTTTCA TTGATATTGATGCTGCTAGTCTCTATAATCAGCAATGCAATGAAGTATTGGGTTTTTGTAGTGAATCAGAGAGTGATATAGAGCCTTCTACTTTAAATAATATTTGGCATGATGCTCAAGCTGACAGTTCAGATAATGAATCAATAGATTCAGAACAAGAAGATCATCTTAA ACATGCTAATGTTTACACAGCAGAGGAGATTACTTCCATAACTCGAGATAAATTAATAAGATTACAGTCTCTTTATATTGAAGAATATAGACATTTGCAATATTTACTCAAAGAAAAACGTAGAAAATACTTACACTCACTGAAAAGGGAGAAGGAAACTTGTT GtaatatctctaatcagattcgAGATAATCCTAAAGAGCAACGCTTATTCAAGAAACTGAAGGCTTATAATAGTTACCATAAGGTACATGGGATTGAGGCTATTTTCAATAAAAGATTGAGAGATCTGCGCTCTAAG GCTTCTGATGGAATACAGCCACGTTCTCAAAACTATACCAAATGTCTCTATACTGAAGGTGGAGTCAAATGCGGTGAAAAAACTTTACCTCTTGCAAGACATTGCCGTAAACACATATTAGAAGATCCTAATCAAATTCTGTTCAGGTCTTGTGGACGAGTTAGAGCTGATGTTGAATGTAAAACGCCTGTGGAGGCTATTTTTGATGATACAACATGCCGTTTGCATGTTGACATTCCTGTTCTGAAGTCTTATAATCAAACAAGA AAGGATTCAGAATCTGATTATGAAGATCCACTGGAAAATAACATGTTGCCTAGTTTATTGGATCAGAGTCAACTGGATTTGTCTGCAATGAGCAATATAAAATCAGAATTTTCCGAATTTGCTACCCAAGTGCCAAAAATGGATTCGGTGCCTTCTGTATTATTTGAAGATTCAGCTAACGACacaaatgaagaagaaatggataATGAGGAAGATACTAAAGATATTAAAAAAGAAGCTGTGGGTGgattattcaaattattagaTTCAAACCAAAATCAggatgaaatcaataaaaaagatAATGAGAATGTTAAGGTGGAAGAACAACcacaaattgaaatgaaaaaggaTGATAGTAAATCTCAAAATGATTTAAATGATGTTTTTTATGGCAGTCGTAAATTGGGCTCTGATAAGATTTGTGAAGATGTTGAAAGTCCAATGGATATTGATGATAGTCAGTTAGATGAGTCTACAGATACTGCAAGCGAAGCCATGGCAGAAATTAAACATGTTGTGAAAGAACCATAG
- the LOC123308258 gene encoding probable rRNA-processing protein EBP2 homolog: MNSSESELSDSDVELQNAFAEGRLKPGLNIVEEAPKKFVNNVAGLRQKLQEFKLNLKWIEVLDCVSQQAPLAPELAARMYTEEQKRENQLKNNKKLAQYSAEDDPVLNDFKRETTFYRQAQSTVMEAMPRLKSLGVATLRPDDYFAEMAKSDEQMQKIRHALVKKQAQQKQSERVKELRQQKKEGKRIQIERKLQKQKEKKEMLEEVKKVRKGVKKDMDFLNRKGPSKKAVEKRNQKDKKFGFGGKKRGKKSNTRESSSDFTDHKSFKSHKDKGGKSLKNRRLGKNRRKQSKK, translated from the exons ATGAACTCAAGCGAATCAGAATTGAGCGACAGCGATGTAGAG CTTCAGAATGCTTTTGCTGAAGGTAGACTCAAACCAGGATTAAATATCGTAGAGGAAGCcccaaaaaaattcgtcaataatGTG GCTGGACTTCGTCAAAAATTACAAGAATTTAAATTAAACCTTAAATGGATTGAGGTTCTTGATTGTGTAAGCCAGCAAGCTCCGCTTGCACCGGAATTAGCAGCTCGAATGTATACTGAAGAACAAAAAAGGGAAAACCagctgaaaaataataaaaaacttGCCCAGTACAGTGCAGAGGACGATCCAGTGTTGAATGATTTCAAGCGAGAGACTACATTTTATAGGCAAGCACAATCTACTGTTATGGAAGCAATGCCACGTCTGAAATCTCTTGGGGTAGCAACATTAAg ACCAGATGACTATTTTGCTGAAATGGCCAAATCAGATGAGCAAATGCAAAAAATCAGACATGCATTAGTTAAGAAACAAGCGCAACAAAAACAGAGTGAAAGGGTGAAAGAGCTAAGACAACAAAAAAAAGAAGGTAAAAGGATACAAATAGAAAGGAAACTGCAGAAGCAGAAGGAAAAAAAAGAGATGCTGGAAGAAGTCAAAAAAGTGAGGAAGGGAGTAAAAAAGGATATGGATTTCCTAAACAGGAAAGGTCCATCTAAAAAGGCTGTGgaaaaaagaaatcaaaaagataaaaaattcgGTTTTGGTGGCAAGAAGAGGGGAAAAAAGAGCAACACACGTGAGAGTTCTTCGGATTTCACGGACCACAAATCATTCAAATCACACAAAGATAAAGGAGGGAAGTCACTCAAGAATAGAAGGTTGGGCAAAAATCGTCGAAAACaatcaaaaaaataa